A region of the uncultured Desulfovibrio sp. genome:
CCAGGACATTCCCACGGGCGTCCACTACAAGCCCAATCACTGGCTGACCTTCTTCCGGGAAAGCGGGCAGCTGCCCCTTCCCGCCTGCGAACAGCTCTTCGGCGAGCTGGTGACCCTGCCCCTGCATCCGGGCCTGAGCATGGATGACGTGGACGAGGTCTGCCGCGCCGCACGCGCCGCCCTGGCCTGAGCCGGCAAGGATTCGCCATGACCTTTGAAGAATACCGGAAACTCGTGCGCTCGCTCTTTGCCCGGCGCTGGGTGCGCTATGTTTTTGTGGGGGGGCTGTCCGCCTTCTGCTACATCCTGCTGGGCCTGCTGCTGGTTTCCTGCTGGGGCTGGCCCATGCTGCTGGGCAATGCCCTGGCCTATGCGGCAAGTTTTCTGGTGGCCTACTGGGGGCAGCGCCGCTGGACCTTTGACATTGCGCAGGCTCCGCACGGCCCCATGCTGCGCCGCTTTGCCGGCGTGCAGGTCTTCGGCCTCGTCTTCAATGCCCTGCTGGTCCTGCCCCTGAGCCATGCCGGCCTGCCCTACGGTCTGGCCATGCTGCTGGCCTCGGTGCTGGTGCCCGTGGCCGTGTATCTGCTCTGCCGCTTCTGGGTTTTCCGCGCGGTGGAAACCCTGGCCTCCCGCGAAACAGACCCGCGCTTCCTGCCCCGTCCCGGGGCGGGGGATGACCTCTGGCAGCAGCCCTGCGGCAATCCGCCCGCGGTTTCCGTCATCATGAACTGCTACAACAGCTCGGCCAAGCTGGAAGAGGCCCTGCGCTCGCTGGCCGCCCAGACCTTCACGGACTTCGAAGTCATTTTCTGGGACAACTGCTCCACCGACGAAAGCCCCCTCATAGCCCAGGCCTTTGCCCCGCTGCGGGGACGGCTGCGCTATTTCCGCGGCGAGGTCAATGTTCCGCTGGGCGCGGCGCGCAATCTGGCCCTGCGCGAGGCCAGGGGCCGCTACATTGCCTTTCTGGACTGCGACGATCTGTGGCGCCCCGAAAAGCTGGCCGAACAGGTGGATATCTTCGAGACGGACCCGCAGGTGGGCCTGGTCTGCACGGATACGGAAATCTTTGACGGACGGCGCGTGCTCAAGCGCCTGTTCCGGCAGTCCCGCCCCGTGGACGGCATGGCCTTCCGGGAACTCATGCAGCGTCAGTGGATTTCCATGTCCTCGGCCATGCTGCGCCGCAGCGCCCTGGAATCGCTGGCGCCCCTGCCCGCCGACGGCACGCCGCCGCCATGGTTTGACGAAAGCCTCAACGTTTGCGAGGAGGCCGATGTCTTCTACCGCG
Encoded here:
- a CDS encoding glycosyltransferase, which gives rise to MTFEEYRKLVRSLFARRWVRYVFVGGLSAFCYILLGLLLVSCWGWPMLLGNALAYAASFLVAYWGQRRWTFDIAQAPHGPMLRRFAGVQVFGLVFNALLVLPLSHAGLPYGLAMLLASVLVPVAVYLLCRFWVFRAVETLASRETDPRFLPRPGAGDDLWQQPCGNPPAVSVIMNCYNSSAKLEEALRSLAAQTFTDFEVIFWDNCSTDESPLIAQAFAPLRGRLRYFRGEVNVPLGAARNLALREARGRYIAFLDCDDLWRPEKLAEQVDIFETDPQVGLVCTDTEIFDGRRVLKRLFRQSRPVDGMAFRELMQRQWISMSSAMLRRSALESLAPLPADGTPPPWFDESLNVCEEADVFYRVAHDWKLAHVDRPLTLWRVHGGNTTFRKFGQFADETLRILDKHCRLYPGYEKEYADIVAMLRQRAAFQQAIALWRDGRGREARALLAPFRSASPKLWLFRLVSHLPGRCFDAAARLYFALPAFLRR